One window from the genome of Marinitoga hydrogenitolerans DSM 16785 encodes:
- a CDS encoding bifunctional 3,4-dihydroxy-2-butanone-4-phosphate synthase/GTP cyclohydrolase II, with amino-acid sequence MNIKNIIKSFELNKPIIIWDEKKEVEADFVFPAEMVNEEIINFFVKKGKGLLCLASEEDYLLSQGFFKLPTNNLDTLKTNYFITVDYISTNTGISTKDRAITIKKIATGKNISEFKYPGHIQLLGSIGINNRKGHTETSVELMKFLGYKPFSVLIEILDKNGDSHNYEYIKSISSKYNIPLINVEEIYVEAIKKQLYVKPVAEAKLPTKYGNFKIIGFENNFDNKEHFAIYKGDLKKEPLHVRIHSECVTGDVLSSKKCDCGSQLHLAMQKINNIGDGLIIYLRQEGRDIGITNKIRAYELQDKGLDTVEANLEIGMPIDNRNYAIAAQILKSLDIKNIILMTNNPDKVYQLKKYGINVIREEFHNGEITKENNYYLKIKKTKMNHKIKL; translated from the coding sequence ATGAATATAAAAAATATTATCAAATCTTTTGAATTGAATAAACCAATAATTATTTGGGATGAAAAAAAAGAGGTCGAAGCAGACTTTGTTTTTCCAGCAGAAATGGTAAATGAAGAAATAATAAATTTTTTTGTTAAAAAAGGAAAAGGATTATTATGTTTAGCATCAGAGGAAGATTATCTATTAAGTCAAGGATTTTTTAAGCTTCCTACTAATAATCTTGATACGCTTAAAACGAATTATTTCATTACTGTTGATTATATTAGTACAAATACAGGTATATCTACAAAAGATAGAGCTATTACAATTAAAAAAATAGCGACGGGAAAAAATATATCAGAGTTTAAATATCCAGGACATATACAATTATTGGGTAGTATTGGTATTAATAATAGAAAAGGACATACTGAAACTTCTGTAGAATTAATGAAATTTTTGGGATATAAACCTTTTTCTGTTCTTATTGAGATATTAGATAAAAATGGTGATTCACATAATTATGAATATATAAAATCCATTTCATCTAAATATAATATACCATTGATTAATGTGGAAGAAATTTATGTTGAAGCAATAAAAAAACAATTATATGTAAAGCCTGTTGCAGAAGCAAAACTACCTACAAAGTATGGAAATTTTAAAATTATAGGCTTTGAAAACAATTTTGATAACAAAGAGCATTTTGCTATATATAAAGGAGATTTAAAGAAAGAACCTTTACATGTAAGAATACATTCTGAATGTGTGACAGGAGATGTTTTATCTTCAAAAAAATGTGATTGTGGTAGTCAATTACATTTAGCTATGCAAAAAATAAATAATATAGGTGATGGATTAATAATTTATTTAAGACAAGAAGGAAGAGATATAGGTATTACAAATAAAATAAGAGCTTATGAATTACAGGATAAAGGGTTAGACACAGTGGAAGCTAATTTAGAAATAGGTATGCCTATTGACAATAGAAATTATGCAATTGCAGCACAAATTTTAAAATCTTTAGATATAAAAAACATTATTTTAATGACTAATAATCCCGATAAAGTTTATCAATTGAAAAAATATGGGATAAATGTAATAAGAGAAGAGTTTCATAATGGAGAAATAACAAAGGAAAATAACTATTATTTAAAAATAAAAAAAACTAAAATGAATCACAAAATAAAATTATAG
- the ribD gene encoding bifunctional diaminohydroxyphosphoribosylaminopyrimidine deaminase/5-amino-6-(5-phosphoribosylamino)uracil reductase RibD: protein MNHEYFMNLAIKEAKKGIGKVNPNPLVGAVIVKDGKIISKGYHEFFGGRHAEIMAIDNAKKNNNDIKGATMYVTLEPCSHFGKTPPCAYRLVKEGFKEVYIGMLDPNPLVNGNGIKILRNNGIKVQYGILEKQIKELNEIFITYITKKRPYIALKFAMTLDGFIATKKYDSKWISNEKSRKFVHKLRNYYSSILVGSNTLIKDNPKLTCRLKNGRNPIRIILDEKGVFENKKLNIFDEKGRNIIFTKKIIKDSIKNTEIINEINIKEIIKILYQKNIDSILVEGGATVLSSFLKLNLVDKMHVFYSPKIIVNGVSPFRNITINSIRESIKFKCKKVKSIDDNVYWELEACLRE from the coding sequence ATGAATCATGAATATTTTATGAATTTAGCTATAAAAGAAGCTAAAAAAGGAATAGGAAAAGTTAATCCAAATCCATTAGTGGGAGCTGTGATTGTAAAAGACGGTAAAATTATTTCCAAAGGTTATCATGAATTTTTTGGTGGTCGTCATGCGGAAATAATGGCAATAGATAATGCTAAAAAGAATAATAATGATATAAAAGGGGCTACGATGTATGTAACATTAGAACCATGTTCTCATTTTGGAAAAACACCGCCATGTGCATATAGATTAGTAAAAGAAGGATTTAAAGAAGTTTATATAGGAATGTTGGACCCTAATCCTTTAGTTAACGGAAATGGTATAAAAATATTAAGAAATAATGGAATAAAAGTTCAATATGGAATATTAGAAAAGCAAATAAAAGAATTAAATGAAATTTTTATTACTTATATAACTAAAAAGAGGCCATATATAGCATTAAAATTTGCTATGACCTTAGATGGCTTTATAGCCACAAAAAAATATGATTCAAAATGGATTTCTAATGAAAAATCCAGAAAATTTGTTCATAAACTTAGAAATTATTATTCATCAATATTAGTAGGTTCGAATACATTGATAAAAGACAACCCCAAACTAACTTGTAGATTGAAAAATGGTCGAAATCCTATAAGAATCATCCTTGATGAAAAAGGAGTATTTGAAAATAAAAAATTAAATATATTTGATGAAAAAGGCAGAAATATTATTTTCACAAAAAAAATTATAAAAGATTCTATAAAAAACACAGAAATAATTAATGAAATTAATATAAAAGAGATTATAAAAATTTTATATCAAAAAAATATAGATAGTATTTTAGTTGAAGGTGGAGCAACTGTTTTATCATCTTTTTTAAAATTAAATCTAGTAGACAAAATGCATGTGTTTTATTCTCCTAAAATTATTGTAAATGGAGTTTCTCCATTTAGAAATATAACAATAAATAGTATTAGAGAATCTATTAAATTTAAATGTAAAAAAGTTAAAAGTATAGATGATAATGTATATTGGGAGTTGGAAGCATGTTTACGGGAATAG
- a CDS encoding carbohydrate ABC transporter permease codes for MNLRKKEARKGFLISSTYLIYSAIFWIYPFFWLIILAFSRWRYVGSPKFSGFRNFLRVLYDPIFWKAFFNVINFMAYYIPMVLFFSFLFAIALNKLKYGKTFVALSFLIANISSGVAYSIVFSKIFSENGPLNQFIYNLFGITIPWFTSPQLAMFSISLMVVWKFIGYYGLIIYAGIVSIPKSIYEAAELDGANKYVKFFKITLPLLNPSIIMVLVFAISLSFGIFTEPYMITGGGPMRSTLMPMMVMYISAFQKMDPTYAATMTIFIATASFSIIWITRKIFEREVEFV; via the coding sequence ATGAATTTAAGAAAAAAGGAAGCCCGAAAGGGTTTCCTTATCTCCTCTACGTATTTAATTTATTCTGCTATTTTTTGGATTTATCCGTTCTTTTGGTTGATAATATTGGCTTTTTCAAGATGGAGATATGTTGGATCTCCAAAATTTTCTGGCTTTAGAAATTTTTTAAGAGTATTATATGATCCAATTTTTTGGAAAGCTTTCTTTAATGTAATAAATTTCATGGCATATTATATTCCAATGGTACTATTTTTTTCGTTTTTATTTGCAATAGCATTGAATAAATTAAAATATGGAAAAACATTTGTAGCTTTATCCTTTTTAATTGCAAATATATCATCTGGTGTTGCTTATTCAATAGTTTTTTCAAAAATATTTTCAGAAAATGGACCTTTGAATCAATTTATATATAATTTATTTGGAATAACAATTCCATGGTTTACAAGCCCACAATTAGCAATGTTTTCAATTTCCTTGATGGTTGTTTGGAAATTTATAGGATATTATGGATTAATAATATATGCTGGTATAGTAAGTATCCCAAAAAGTATATATGAAGCCGCAGAATTAGATGGTGCTAATAAATATGTAAAATTTTTCAAAATAACATTACCATTATTAAATCCTTCTATAATTATGGTTTTAGTTTTTGCAATTTCTCTTTCTTTTGGAATTTTTACCGAACCTTATATGATTACAGGAGGAGGTCCAATGAGAAGCACTTTAATGCCTATGATGGTAATGTATATATCCGCTTTTCAAAAAATGGATCCAACGTATGCTGCTACTATGACTATTTTTATAGCTACAGCTAGTTTTAGTATAATATGGATTACTCGAAAAATATTTGAAAGAGAAGTGGAATTTGTATGA
- a CDS encoding MFS transporter: protein MDKKLKKYFFANSILAYSFITILISPMFANKLGLSIYDAGLIFSTVYGVQAILTFLLGHYFEKKSPNYGLALGRTLFALGNIVLAYAFNSFLYLLAQILIGSFEIFSPLLSMYERAIIPPKQRERFYKYLLIISEGIKVILFLPLLFFINYNNTSLSFYRNVFISVFILNIFYTFFILKILPFVKSGSDLHKEHIEIHKPNLRKYLTVLINQIIFFANFGFGSYLIISYYIKETLNGDSKIMIIYEIIFSVTILTSLVWRKFIKLDNKNRLILGTFIMAFFYFALLFKGWITFYLSHVILGTGFVLWFSAKEPLKQEYAPINFGRWEGLFNGLNLFSKIFTPALAGYIAYKYSYNTVFIISFVVLLINSLITYIGLNKT, encoded by the coding sequence ATGGATAAAAAATTAAAAAAATATTTTTTTGCAAATTCTATATTAGCATATTCTTTTATAACAATATTGATTTCTCCAATGTTTGCAAACAAATTAGGTTTAAGTATATATGATGCTGGTTTAATATTCTCCACAGTTTATGGGGTTCAAGCGATTTTAACTTTTTTGCTTGGGCATTATTTTGAAAAAAAATCTCCAAATTACGGTCTTGCTTTAGGAAGAACTCTTTTTGCTTTAGGTAATATTGTATTAGCTTATGCTTTTAATTCGTTCTTATATTTACTTGCACAAATATTAATTGGGAGTTTTGAAATTTTTTCCCCATTATTAAGCATGTATGAAAGAGCTATTATTCCCCCCAAGCAAAGAGAAAGATTTTATAAATATCTCTTAATTATTTCAGAAGGGATTAAAGTTATTTTATTTTTACCTTTATTATTTTTTATTAACTATAATAACACTTCATTAAGTTTTTACAGGAATGTTTTTATTTCCGTATTCATTTTAAATATATTTTATACATTTTTTATTTTGAAAATTTTACCTTTTGTAAAAAGCGGAAGCGATCTTCACAAAGAACATATTGAAATCCACAAACCTAATTTAAGAAAATATTTAACCGTTTTAATAAACCAAATAATATTTTTCGCAAATTTTGGTTTCGGCAGTTATTTAATAATCTCCTATTATATTAAAGAAACTTTAAATGGTGATTCAAAAATTATGATAATTTATGAAATAATTTTTTCTGTTACTATTTTAACTTCACTTGTATGGAGAAAATTTATAAAACTTGATAACAAAAATAGATTAATTTTAGGAACTTTTATAATGGCGTTTTTTTATTTTGCTCTTTTATTCAAAGGATGGATTACTTTTTATCTGTCACATGTTATTTTAGGTACGGGATTTGTTCTTTGGTTCTCTGCCAAAGAGCCTTTAAAACAAGAATATGCCCCCATTAATTTTGGAAGATGGGAAGGTTTGTTTAATGGTTTAAATCTTTTTTCAAAAATTTTCACACCTGCTTTGGCTGGATATATCGCCTATAAGTACTCATATAACACCGTTTTTATTATTTCATTTGTTGTTCTTTTAATAAATTCATTAATTACCTATATCGGATTAAATAAAACTTAA
- a CDS encoding carbohydrate ABC transporter permease, translated as MKKINSIIFHIIMFGLSLLWLYPYTWLFMSSFKPSSEIYTRFWPTHFTLEHFRFILKSSERMDRPFIKAFFNSLFVSSSVTILVVLTSIIISYALAKIQFKGREKIFNFLIFQMVFPSFMFTIPLYILMRNLGMINTYSALIIPFLMSAWGIFMITQSYRSTPNDFIEAAKMDGASDLWIIFKVMVPLNKSAVSFVSLFTFIGTWDNFMWPLIVMKDYNKMPLSVLLASFNHEYGARIGPILAGSVIQTIPMVILFLIFRKYFLQGISITLK; from the coding sequence ATGAAAAAAATAAATTCTATTATATTTCATATAATAATGTTTGGTTTATCATTGCTGTGGTTATATCCTTACACATGGCTTTTTATGTCATCTTTTAAACCATCATCTGAAATATATACAAGATTTTGGCCCACCCATTTTACTTTAGAACATTTTAGATTTATACTAAAAAGTTCTGAACGAATGGACAGACCTTTTATTAAAGCTTTTTTTAATAGTTTATTTGTTTCTAGTTCTGTCACAATCTTAGTCGTATTAACATCAATCATAATTTCATATGCTTTAGCTAAAATTCAATTTAAAGGAAGAGAGAAAATTTTTAATTTTTTGATTTTTCAAATGGTTTTCCCAAGTTTTATGTTCACTATTCCTCTTTATATTTTAATGCGAAATCTTGGTATGATAAACACTTATTCAGCTTTAATTATACCTTTCTTAATGAGTGCATGGGGGATTTTTATGATTACTCAAAGTTATAGAAGTACCCCAAATGATTTTATAGAAGCTGCTAAAATGGATGGTGCTAGTGATTTATGGATAATTTTTAAAGTTATGGTTCCTCTAAATAAATCTGCTGTTTCATTTGTTTCATTATTTACATTTATAGGAACATGGGATAATTTTATGTGGCCATTAATTGTAATGAAAGATTATAACAAAATGCCATTATCTGTATTATTAGCTAGTTTTAATCATGAGTATGGCGCTCGAATTGGACCTATATTAGCAGGTTCAGTTATACAAACAATTCCTATGGTTATTTTATTTTTGATATTTAGAAAATATTTCTTACAAGGAATTTCAATAACATTAAAGTGA
- a CDS encoding riboflavin synthase, with protein sequence MFTGIVQKVEKIYFKNKKIIIENIFKDIKIGESIAINGVCLTVEKIENNKLFFSVGEETISKTNLRYYNNKMVNIERALRLSDFLGGHIVLGHVDGMIKFLRLYKFSNTYWMKFQIPKEKWAIVEKASITLNGISLTIAKKDLNSFDIQVIEHTFKNTNLRYLKINDLVNYEVDVIARYTKNIIG encoded by the coding sequence ATGTTTACGGGAATAGTTCAGAAAGTTGAAAAAATTTACTTTAAAAATAAAAAAATAATTATAGAAAATATCTTTAAAGATATAAAAATAGGTGAAAGTATTGCAATAAATGGTGTGTGTTTAACTGTAGAAAAAATAGAAAATAATAAGTTGTTTTTTTCTGTCGGAGAAGAAACAATAAGTAAAACTAATTTAAGATATTATAACAATAAAATGGTGAATATCGAAAGAGCTTTACGATTATCAGATTTTCTTGGAGGACATATTGTTTTAGGACATGTTGATGGAATGATAAAATTTTTGAGATTATATAAATTTTCAAACACATATTGGATGAAATTTCAAATTCCAAAAGAAAAATGGGCTATTGTAGAAAAAGCATCAATTACTTTAAATGGAATTAGCTTAACCATTGCTAAAAAAGATTTAAACTCTTTTGATATTCAAGTTATTGAACATACGTTTAAAAACACCAATCTTCGATATTTAAAAATTAACGACCTTGTTAATTATGAAGTTGATGTAATTGCACGATATACTAAAAATATAATAGGATAG
- a CDS encoding glycoside hydrolase family 130 protein: MKLKLKRHPLNPLFSPNPHHLWESRFVFNPAVVYDGELFHMLYRAQGEDMVSRIGYAVSTDGIHFNRLEKPVFEPDDISEMYGVEDPRLTHINGKYYMCYTAYSPTNISVALASTTNFFNWERHGIVLPESPNKDAAILPEKINGKYVMFHRLEPDIWLAFSDDLIHWDNYVSIAKPREGYWDNLKIGIAGPPLKTEFGWLLLYHGVQKAPRLIYRLGFMLLDLNDPRKVLKRTEKPILEPEEPWEKFGGVPMVVFSDAMVEYKDQYYIYYGAADNYIALATITKEEVYKWIKE; encoded by the coding sequence TTGAAATTAAAATTAAAAAGGCATCCTTTAAATCCTTTGTTTTCACCAAACCCACATCACCTATGGGAATCAAGATTTGTATTTAATCCTGCAGTAGTGTATGATGGAGAATTGTTTCATATGCTTTACAGAGCTCAAGGTGAAGATATGGTATCAAGAATAGGATATGCTGTTAGTACAGATGGCATTCATTTTAACAGACTGGAAAAACCTGTATTTGAACCTGATGATATTAGTGAAATGTATGGTGTTGAAGATCCAAGATTAACCCATATTAATGGAAAATATTATATGTGTTATACAGCATATTCCCCCACTAATATAAGTGTTGCTTTAGCATCAACAACAAATTTCTTTAATTGGGAAAGACATGGAATTGTTTTGCCAGAATCTCCTAATAAAGATGCAGCTATTTTACCAGAAAAAATTAATGGAAAATATGTTATGTTTCATAGATTAGAACCCGATATTTGGCTAGCATTTTCTGATGATCTAATTCATTGGGATAATTATGTAAGTATAGCAAAACCAAGAGAAGGCTACTGGGATAATTTAAAAATAGGCATTGCAGGCCCTCCATTAAAAACAGAATTTGGATGGTTATTACTTTATCATGGAGTTCAAAAAGCACCAAGACTTATATATAGATTGGGATTCATGTTATTAGATTTAAATGACCCAAGAAAGGTTTTAAAAAGAACAGAAAAACCTATATTAGAACCAGAAGAACCTTGGGAAAAATTTGGTGGTGTTCCTATGGTTGTCTTTTCCGATGCAATGGTGGAATATAAAGATCAATATTATATTTATTACGGAGCTGCGGACAATTATATTGCTTTAGCCACTATAACAAAAGAAGAAGTTTATAAATGGATTAAAGAATAG
- the ribH gene encoding 6,7-dimethyl-8-ribityllumazine synthase, with translation MKVYEGIFDGESLRFGIVVSRFNSFFSEKLLEGALDALKRHNVSEKNIEIFKVPGAFEIPFVVKNIIKKGYDGVIALGVVIRGETYHFEVVANEVSKGIAQINLEAEIPITFGIVTSDSLEQSMDRSGAKAGNKGFEAAMAALEMANLNKILRE, from the coding sequence ATGAAAGTTTATGAAGGTATTTTTGATGGAGAAAGTTTAAGGTTTGGTATAGTAGTTTCAAGGTTTAATTCTTTCTTTTCTGAAAAGTTATTAGAAGGAGCATTAGATGCTTTAAAAAGGCATAATGTTAGTGAAAAAAACATAGAAATTTTTAAAGTACCAGGAGCATTTGAAATTCCTTTTGTTGTAAAAAATATTATTAAAAAAGGGTATGATGGTGTTATTGCATTAGGTGTTGTAATAAGAGGGGAAACATATCATTTTGAGGTTGTTGCAAATGAAGTTTCAAAAGGAATAGCTCAAATAAATTTAGAAGCAGAAATTCCAATTACTTTTGGTATTGTTACAAGTGACAGTTTGGAACAAAGCATGGACAGATCTGGTGCTAAAGCAGGAAACAAAGGGTTTGAAGCTGCAATGGCAGCATTAGAAATGGCTAATTTAAATAAAATATTGAGAGAGTGA
- a CDS encoding glycoside hydrolase family 130 protein translates to MNQLYLSKFTNLIPNYKDIHLLPKIIKKMFFDERLRKKFDIILKDGVLIDQHAELGKDVVIESGAAVLGNSKILKGKIKKGAIVIDSIIGKIDANPNSLFYLVEQLNDKKVSAKKDEMILDLIILKNEIIKKVRLVLKKWEDLNSKKFIIDGEEMLFDDIISLSKFKRDYINGTSYDFRKVLFNIPVKDLFEKNSILKRYEKNPILSPIPKNDWESKLVYNPAALRIDGIHYIVYRAFGNDHISRFGLAWSKNGLDIDGRLDFPIFIPTTEYEIPKNEKLNERKRERGGVEDPRLTIINKKIYMTYTAYSDKTQIALASIDIKDFINLKDISKNEIKNKWTKHGLLFPNTYDRNAVLFPEKINGKHALLRRPMISKKKNIAISYSNKIEEIWNNDFVDILKTRKNKWDSERIGAGQILRTVHGLLLIYHGVGINKGRRSYMLGVALLNPNNPSEILYRSKKPIFLPEEDYELYGWAPNVVFTNGITMKNKDSNEIIKDKDELLFYYDGGDKVIGVASAKLMDILSS, encoded by the coding sequence GTGAATCAATTATATTTATCTAAATTTACTAATTTAATACCTAACTATAAAGATATTCATTTATTACCTAAAATAATAAAAAAGATGTTTTTTGATGAAAGATTAAGAAAAAAATTTGATATAATTTTAAAAGATGGAGTATTAATAGATCAGCATGCAGAATTAGGGAAAGATGTTGTAATAGAGTCCGGAGCAGCAGTTTTAGGTAACTCAAAGATTTTAAAAGGTAAGATAAAAAAAGGAGCTATAGTTATTGATTCAATAATTGGAAAGATTGATGCTAATCCAAATAGTTTGTTTTATTTAGTTGAACAATTAAATGATAAAAAAGTTTCAGCAAAAAAAGATGAAATGATTTTAGATTTAATTATTTTAAAAAATGAAATAATAAAAAAAGTAAGATTAGTTTTAAAAAAATGGGAAGATTTAAATAGTAAAAAATTTATTATAGATGGAGAAGAAATGCTTTTTGATGATATAATCTCATTATCAAAATTTAAAAGGGATTATATTAATGGTACTAGTTATGACTTTCGTAAAGTTTTATTTAATATACCCGTAAAAGATTTATTTGAAAAAAATAGTATTTTAAAAAGATATGAAAAAAATCCAATATTATCACCAATTCCAAAAAACGACTGGGAATCAAAATTGGTTTATAATCCAGCTGCACTTAGAATAGACGGCATACATTACATAGTTTATAGAGCTTTTGGAAATGATCATATTTCTAGATTTGGTTTAGCATGGAGCAAAAACGGTTTAGATATTGACGGGAGATTAGATTTTCCAATTTTCATTCCTACTACAGAATATGAAATACCAAAAAACGAAAAATTAAATGAAAGGAAACGTGAAAGAGGTGGTGTAGAAGATCCTCGTCTAACAATAATAAATAAAAAGATTTATATGACTTATACGGCCTATTCTGATAAAACTCAAATTGCATTAGCTTCTATTGATATAAAAGATTTTATTAATCTAAAAGATATTTCGAAAAACGAAATTAAAAACAAATGGACAAAACATGGACTTTTGTTTCCTAATACTTATGATAGAAATGCCGTCTTATTTCCAGAAAAGATAAATGGTAAACATGCATTATTACGCAGACCAATGATATCTAAAAAAAAAAATATTGCTATTAGTTATTCAAATAAAATTGAAGAAATATGGAATAATGATTTTGTGGATATTTTGAAAACTAGAAAAAACAAATGGGATTCAGAAAGAATAGGTGCGGGACAGATTTTGCGAACTGTACATGGATTATTATTGATTTATCACGGAGTTGGAATTAATAAAGGCAGAAGGAGTTATATGTTAGGTGTAGCTTTACTAAATCCAAACAATCCATCAGAAATCCTTTATCGTTCAAAGAAACCTATATTTTTACCAGAAGAAGATTATGAATTATATGGTTGGGCACCAAATGTTGTATTTACTAATGGAATAACTATGAAAAATAAAGATTCAAATGAAATAATAAAAGATAAAGATGAACTTTTATTTTATTATGACGGAGGTGATAAAGTAATCGGAGTTGCATCTGCAAAATTAATGGATATATTAAGTTCCTAA